Within the Iodidimonas sp. SYSU 1G8 genome, the region TTGTGGAACTGGTAGACGAAGCCCACGGTCTCGCGCCGGATCGCCGTCCGCTCGCTGTCGGACAGGCCCGCGCAGGAGCGGCCGCCAATGGCGATCTCGCCGCTGTCGGCGGTCTCCAGCAGGCCGGCGATGTGCAGCAGCGTGGATTTGCCGGCGCCGGAAGGCCCCAGCAGCGCGACGACCTCGCCGCGTGCGATCTCCACGCTCGCGCCGCGCAGCACCTCGAGCCGTCCCCGGCCCATGTCGAACCCCTTGCGGACATCGGACAGACGCAGCGCCGTGTTACTCATAGCGAAGCGCCTCCACGGGATCGAGGCTGGCCGCGCGCCAGGCCGGATAGATGGTCATCAGCAGACTGAGCAGCATGGCGATGCCGACGACCAGCCCGATCTCGACCGGATCGACCGTGGCGGGCAGGCCATCGATGCCATAGACCTCGGGCGGAAAGAAGGTCGTGTTCAGCATGCGGCCCAGCCCATCGAGAATCTGGTTCCGGAACTGCAGCAGGATCATGCCCACGGCAAACCCCAGCACCGTGCCGGTGATGCCGAGCATGCCGCCGCACAGAATGAAGATCTTCATCACCGATTGCCGCGACGCGCCGATGGTCCGCAGCACCGCGATGTCCCGGCCCTTGTCCTTCACCAGCATGATGAGGCTGGACATGATGTTGAACGCGGCCACGAGGATGATCAGCACCAGGATGACGAACATGACGTTGCGCTCGACCTTCAGCGCGCTGACCATGCCCGCGTTCAGATCCTCCCAGTTGATCAGCCGGAAACCGTCGCCGACCGCCTGCCTGACGCGCGGCTGGATCTGGGCGATGGCGCGTGGATCGCTCAGCACGATCTCGATCTCGCTGATCTGGTCCTTCAGTCGGAAATAGGTCTGCGCGTCTTCCATGGGCATGAAGACATAGGTCGTGTCGAACAGAACGTTGCCGACCGAGAAGATGGCGACGACCTGATAATCCCGCATGCGAGGCGCCGACCCGAACGGTGTCGCGGTGGTCTGCGGCGATACCAGCGTCACCAGATCGCCCGGGCGCACGCCGAGCGAATCCGCGAGCCGCGAGCCGAGAATGAGCGAATCGCCCGGCACGAAATCCTTCAGGTCGCCGGCGATGATCTTGCTGCGGCCATTGGAATCGACCTTCGCCACGTCGTGATGCATCAGGTCTTCCGGCCGGATACCATGAACCATGACGCCGGCGGACTGCCGCGGACCGACTGCCATGGCCTGTCCCTGCACGATGGGCCGCGCCGCGACGACGCCGTCGACCTTGCGCAGCTTGTCGACGATCGGCTGATAGTCGCGCAGCGGGTCGGTATAGGCCGTCTGGACCAGAATATGGCCGCGCAGGCCGAGGAGCTGGTTGATCAGCGTGTTCTGGAAGCCGTTCATCACCGACATCACGATGATCAGCGTCGCGACGCCGAGCAGGATGCCGACGACCGACAGCACGGCTGTCAGTGAAATGAACCCGTCCTTGCGCCGCGCCCTGAGGTAGCGCAGCGCCATCATCCATTCGAAGGCGGCGATCATCAGGCCCCGGCCAGCAGGCGGCTGATGGCGGCTTCGGCCGAGAGTTCCTCGGTCTGTCCCGTCGCCCTTGTCTTGAACTCGACGACGCCGGCCTTGACGCCGCGCGGTCCGACCACGACCTGGTACGGCAGGCCGATCAGATCGGCATCGGCGAATTTCACGCCGGGCCGTTCGTCGCGGTCGTCGTAGAGCGTGTCGATGCCCGCGTGCTGGAAGCGCTCATACAGGCCATCCGCGGTCACGGTGCAGTCGGCGTCGGTGGGACGCAGATTGATCAGCGCCGTATCGAAGGGCGACACGCTCCTCGGCCAGATGATGCCATTCTCGTCATGGCTGGCCTCGATGATCGCGCCGACCAGGCGCGAGACCCCGATGCCGTATGACCCCATCTCGGCCGTCACCATCTCCCCGGTCGCCGAAGCAACGGAGGCGCCCATCGGGGCGGAGTACTTGGTGCCGAAATAGAAGATGTGACCCACTTCGATGCCGCGGCGCTGGCGCAGGCGCTCGGCGGGAATCGGGCAATTGTTCGCGTCGTGCTTTTCATCGGCGGCCGCATACAGGCTTTCCAGCTCGGCGACCATGTCGAGGTCGGCGTTCAGCATCTGCTCGGCGGTGTAGCTCTCGAACTTCTCGTCGAAATAGACGTCGCTCTCGCCCGTGTCGGCAAGGATGTGGAACTCATGGCTCATATTGCCGCCGATGGCGCCTGGGTCGGCATGGACCGGCACCGCGCGCAGGCCCATGCGGGCAAAGGTGCGAAGATAGGCGACGAACATGTTGAGGTAGGAGTTGCGCGCGCCCTCCTTGTCGAGGTCGAAGGAATAGGCGTCCTTCATCAGGAACTCGCGGCCCCGCATCACGCCGAAGCGCGGGCGGATCTCGTCCCGGAACTTCCACTGGATGTGATAGAGATTTTTCGGCAGGTCGCGATAGCTGCGGACCGAGCTTGCGAAGATGTCGGTGATCAGCTCCTCGTTGGTCGGCCCATAGAGCAGTTCGCGATCATTGCGGTCGACGATGCGCAGCATTTCCTTGCCGTAGTCGTCATAGCGACCGCTCTTGCGCCACAGGTCCGAGGACTGGATCGTGGGCATCAGCATTTCCTGGGCTCCGGCCCGGTCCTGCTCCTCGCGGACGATCTGCTCGATCTTGCGCAGCACCTTGAAGCCGAGCGGCAGCCAGGAATAGATGCCCGCCGAAGACTGACGGATCATGCCGGCGCGCAGCATCAACCGGTGCGAGGCGATCTGCGCCTCGGTGGGTGTTTCCTTCATGGTCGGCAGGAAAAATACGGAACGGCGCATGATGGACTGGATCACTCCCGGCTGGTCTCGCTGTACAGGCGCGAGACTTTAGGGCCGCAGCGCGTCTAAAGCAATTGGCGCCCGCGTACCGCGGAAGCCCGCTGTGGTGTTTTTGCAACAGGCGACGGAAAAGTAACACGCGGCAGGCATTGAAGGCCGTTGGGTCGATGACAGGCCCGAACAAATCACCTACATTCCAATCATCAACGAAGCGCGGCGGACAAAAAACAACAAGCCAGCGCAAACAAACAGGCACCGAGCAACTGCAAAGTGGTCCAAGTTTGGGGAGTTAAAGTTCCTAGGGAGGGGACTTAACAAGTCAAGAACGGCGAAATGCCGATAAATAAAAATTTAGACTATCAAAAAAGCAGGCTTTCTTGAAAGCCTGCTTTTTTCTTTATCAGGTTGTGTCACGAGAAAGACGTCTTTGTGCCACGATGCCCGACGCCCCCGCGAGAGAGCCCGTTATCCGTGGAAGTTGGGTCTGAGGGAGATGAGCCCCGAGCCCTGGATCCAGAAATAGATCCCCCACAGGGCGGCCGCGATCAGGCTCGCGGCCAGCACCTTGCGCCAGATATAAGGGTTGACCGGGGCGCTGTCGGCATGACCCGGCTCGGCGTCACCACCGGCCTCGCGCGAGGTCCGGACACCGACCGGCAGCAGGGTGAAGAACACCAGCCACCACAGGATCACATAGACGACAATTCCCGATACGGGGCCCATGGAGCGCCCGTCAGATTTGTTCGATTTCGACGAGCGTGCCGCAGAAATCCTTGGGCGACAGGAACAGCACCGGCTTGCCGTGAGCGCCGATGCGCGGCTCGCCATCACCCAGGATGGTGGCGCCCTCACCCTTCAGTTTGTCACGAGCCGACAGGATGTCCTCGACCTCGTAGCAGACGTGGTGGATCCCGCCCGACTTGTTCTTTTCGAGGAACTTGGCGATCGGCGATGTCTCGCCCAGCGGATGCAGCAGCTCGATCTTGGTATTCGGCAGCTCGACGAAGACGGTGGTCACGCCGTGTTCGGGCATGTCGACCGCTTCCGTGACCTTGGCGCCCAGCGTATCGCGATACACGGCGGAGGCGGCGGCCAAATCAGGAACCGCGATGGCAACATGGTTGAGACGCCCGATCATCATGCACTCCTTTTGTCGGCTGACCCCTATTTAGGATTTTCGCCAGTCGGCGGCAATCGCAGAATCTGCACGTCCGTCACCGGCTTCTTGTCCGTCGTCTGCCGCACGGTGCGCCGCGCGGCGACGCGGACCCCCTCGCGCAGCACGGCATCGTCGCGCCGCTGGCCGCGCGGCATGCCCTTGACCGCATTCAGGACCGCGTCGGCGATAGCGCCGGCCAGCCCGCCTTCGTCGGGAATACCGAACAGGGTGACCGCAGGATCGGTCAGCAGGCGCCCCTCCGCGTCGACACCGAGCGCGATCACCAGATGGCCATTATGCAGGCCGCGCCGGCGCTCGACGATGGAGACGCTGTCATCGGCGACGAGGACGGTCCCGTCCCGGACCAGGCGCCCCGCCGTCACACGGTCGATGATCTCCGGATTGCCCGGCGCCAGCCGGATCAGCGTGCCGTTGGCGGGCACGACGCACCGGGGGACCTGAAGTTCGCGGGCCAGATCGGCGTGCTCGAACAGGTGGCGCGCCTCGCCATGCACCGGCACAGCGATTTCCGGCCGAATCCATTGATACATGCGGGACAGCTCCTCCCGCCCCGGATGGCCGGAGACATGAACGAACTCGTCCTTCTCGGTGATGATCTTGACACCCTTCTTGGCCAGCTCGTTGTAGAGCCTTCCCAGCGCCAGTTCATTGCCCGGAATGATCTTCGATGAGAAGATCACCGTGTCGCCTTCGGTGAGCGCCACGTTCTGGTTGTCGCCGCCGGCGATGCGCGCCATGGCGCCGCGCGGCTCGCCCTGGCTGCCGGTACAAATCAGCAGCACCTTATCCCTGGGCAGGTAGCCGGCCTCGGCCTCGTCGACGAAAGGCGGCAGATTGGTGAGGT harbors:
- a CDS encoding lipoprotein-releasing ABC transporter permease subunit; its protein translation is MIAAFEWMMALRYLRARRKDGFISLTAVLSVVGILLGVATLIIVMSVMNGFQNTLINQLLGLRGHILVQTAYTDPLRDYQPIVDKLRKVDGVVAARPIVQGQAMAVGPRQSAGVMVHGIRPEDLMHHDVAKVDSNGRSKIIAGDLKDFVPGDSLILGSRLADSLGVRPGDLVTLVSPQTTATPFGSAPRMRDYQVVAIFSVGNVLFDTTYVFMPMEDAQTYFRLKDQISEIEIVLSDPRAIAQIQPRVRQAVGDGFRLINWEDLNAGMVSALKVERNVMFVILVLIILVAAFNIMSSLIMLVKDKGRDIAVLRTIGASRQSVMKIFILCGGMLGITGTVLGFAVGMILLQFRNQILDGLGRMLNTTFFPPEVYGIDGLPATVDPVEIGLVVGIAMLLSLLMTIYPAWRAASLDPVEALRYE
- the proS gene encoding proline--tRNA ligase, with amino-acid sequence MRRSVFFLPTMKETPTEAQIASHRLMLRAGMIRQSSAGIYSWLPLGFKVLRKIEQIVREEQDRAGAQEMLMPTIQSSDLWRKSGRYDDYGKEMLRIVDRNDRELLYGPTNEELITDIFASSVRSYRDLPKNLYHIQWKFRDEIRPRFGVMRGREFLMKDAYSFDLDKEGARNSYLNMFVAYLRTFARMGLRAVPVHADPGAIGGNMSHEFHILADTGESDVYFDEKFESYTAEQMLNADLDMVAELESLYAAADEKHDANNCPIPAERLRQRRGIEVGHIFYFGTKYSAPMGASVASATGEMVTAEMGSYGIGVSRLVGAIIEASHDENGIIWPRSVSPFDTALINLRPTDADCTVTADGLYERFQHAGIDTLYDDRDERPGVKFADADLIGLPYQVVVGPRGVKAGVVEFKTRATGQTEELSAEAAISRLLAGA
- a CDS encoding DUF1467 family protein, which encodes MGPVSGIVVYVILWWLVFFTLLPVGVRTSREAGGDAEPGHADSAPVNPYIWRKVLAASLIAAALWGIYFWIQGSGLISLRPNFHG
- the mce gene encoding methylmalonyl-CoA epimerase; this encodes MIGRLNHVAIAVPDLAAASAVYRDTLGAKVTEAVDMPEHGVTTVFVELPNTKIELLHPLGETSPIAKFLEKNKSGGIHHVCYEVEDILSARDKLKGEGATILGDGEPRIGAHGKPVLFLSPKDFCGTLVEIEQI
- a CDS encoding ribonuclease J gives rise to the protein MTEKELLFVPLGGAGEIGMNLNVFGYDDQWLIVDLGVSFGTPSLPGIDLVMPDPSFIAARRDKLVGMVLTHAHEDHLGAVPYLWPRLRCPVYATPFTAAILRAKLAEVGLLHEVPIIEVALGSRITLGPFDVEFMTLTHSIAEPSALAIRTPLGTIFHTGDWKIDPDPLIGHPLDEGALAALGEEGVLAMVCDSTNVFNPSASGSEADVRRHLLELVGKETGRVAITAFASNIARLETLAEVARAHDRHAVLVGRSLRRNVAIAQETGYLTNLPPFVDEAEAGYLPRDKVLLICTGSQGEPRGAMARIAGGDNQNVALTEGDTVIFSSKIIPGNELALGRLYNELAKKGVKIITEKDEFVHVSGHPGREELSRMYQWIRPEIAVPVHGEARHLFEHADLARELQVPRCVVPANGTLIRLAPGNPEIIDRVTAGRLVRDGTVLVADDSVSIVERRRGLHNGHLVIALGVDAEGRLLTDPAVTLFGIPDEGGLAGAIADAVLNAVKGMPRGQRRDDAVLREGVRVAARRTVRQTTDKKPVTDVQILRLPPTGENPK